A window from Balearica regulorum gibbericeps isolate bBalReg1 chromosome 1, bBalReg1.pri, whole genome shotgun sequence encodes these proteins:
- the GPR85 gene encoding putative G-protein coupled receptor 85 — protein sequence MANYSHAADNILQNLSPLTAFLKLTSLGFIIGVSVVGNLLISILLVKDKTLHRAPYYFLLDLCCSDILRSAICFPFVFTSVKNGSTWTYGTLTCKVIAFLGVLSCFHTAFMLFCISVTRYLAIAHHRFYTKRLTFWTCLAVICMVWTLSVAMAFPPVLDVGTYSFIREEDQCTFQHRSFRANDSLGFMLLLALILLATQLVYLKLIFFVHDRRKMKPVQFVAAVSQNWTFHGPGASGQAAANWLAGFGRGPTPPTLLGIRQNANTTGRRRLLVLDEFKMEKRISRMFYIMTFLFLTLWGPYLVACYWRVFARGPVVPGGFLTAAVWMSFAQAGINPFVCIFSNRELRRCFSTTLLYCRKSRLPREPYCVI from the coding sequence ATGGCGAACTACAGCCATGCAGCTGacaacattttacaaaatctctctcctttaacagcttttctgaaactgaCTTCACTGGGTTTCATAATAGGAGTCAGTGTGGTGGGTAACCTTCTGATCTCCATTTTGCTAGTCAAAGATAAGACCTTGCATAGAGCTCCTTACTACTTCCTGTTGGATCTTTGCTGCTCAGATATCCTCAGATCTGCAATTTGTTTCCCATTTGTTTTCACCTCTGTAAAAAATGGCTCTACCTGGACGTATGGGACTCTTACTTGCAAAGTGATTGcctttttgggggttttgtccTGCTTTCACACTGCTTTCATGTTATTCTGCATAAGCGTCACAAGATACTTAGCTATTGCCCACCACCGTTTTTATACGAAAAGGCTGACCTTCTGGACTTGTTTGGCCGTTATCTGTATGGTGTGGACCCTCTCTGTAGCCATGGCTTTCCCCCCAGTTTTAGATGTGGGCACCTACTCGTTCATTAGGGAGGAAGACCAATGCACTTTCCAGCATCGTTCCTTCAGGGCTAATGATTCCTTGGGATTTATGCTTCTTCTTGCCCTTATCCTCCTAGCCACACAGCTTGTCTACCTCAAGCTGATATTTTTTGTTCACGATCGCAGGAAAATGAAGCCAGTCCAGTTTGTTGCAGCAGTGAGCCAGAACTGGACTTTTCATGGTCCTGGAGCGAGTGGTCAAGCAGCTGCTAATTGGCTGGCTGGATTTGGAAGGGGTCCCACACCTCCAACCTTGTTGGGAATCAGGCAAAACGCGAACACCACAGGCAGGAGAAGGCTACTGGTTTTAGATGAGTTCAAAATGGAGAAGAGAATCAGCAGAATGTTCTACATCATGACATTCCTCTTTCTGACCTTGTGGGGTCCCTATTTGGTAGCCTGTTACTGGAGAGTTTTTGCAAGAGGGCCTGTAGTACCAGGGGGATTTCTAACGGCCGCTGTCTGGATGAGTTTTGCCCAAGCTGGAATCAATCCTTTTGTCTGCATTTTCTCCAACAGGGAGCTGAGGCGCTGTTTCAGCACAACCCTTCTTTACTGCAGAAAATCCAGGTTACCAAGGGAACCTTACTGTGTTATATGA